The proteins below come from a single Microtus pennsylvanicus isolate mMicPen1 chromosome 13, mMicPen1.hap1, whole genome shotgun sequence genomic window:
- the LOC142833889 gene encoding interferon alpha-1-like, which translates to MARLCDFLMILVLMSYWSTCSLGCDLSQTGNFMNKTLLNYLVPKKQSSRLLCLKERKDFLCPLEEMDAQQIQEPQLIQVLYDVIHQSWNLFRSDESSAAWKTTLREKFCNILYQQLDDLQSCLEQHVGEYPVKKYFERITAYLREKKHSPCAWMVVRDEVRRAWSISASLLKGLNKEKE; encoded by the coding sequence ATGGCCAGACTCTGTGACTTCCTGATGATCCTGGTGCTGATGAGCTACTGGTCAACCTGCTCTCTGGGATGTGACCTGAGTCAGACTGGCAACTTCATGAACAAGACTCTCTTGAACTACCTGGTACCAAAGAAGCAATCCTCCCGTCTTCTCtgtttgaaggaaagaaaggacttTCTATGTCCCCTGGAGGAGATGGATGCCCAGCAGATCCAGGAGCCTCAACTGATCCAGGTACTGTATGATGTGATCCACCAGAGCTGGAATCTCTTCAGGTCAGATGAGTCATCTGCTGCATGGAAGACAACCCTCCGAGAGAAATTCTGTAATATCCTCTACCAGCAGCTCGATGACCTGCAGTCCTGTCTGGAGCAGCACGTGGGAGAATACCCTGTGAAGAAATATTTCGAGAGGATCACTGCCTAcctgagagagaagaaacacagcCCCTGTGCTTGGATGGTGGTCAGAGATGAAGTCAGGAGAGCCTGGTCTATCTCAGCCAGCTTGCTAAAAGGATTGAACAAGGAGAAGGAGTAA